The genome window GTTTTGGCAGCCGGATGCAAGGTAATCCTCGCGATTACTGACACCCTTTTCAAGATCAGCCCTAATCTCGCGATTAAAGACCCACCTTATCGGAAGCAGCCAATCATCGCGATTGAATCAACTTCCCTTTGAATACGGATGATGCTCAATTTCTCAATTGACGAACCTTCCGAATTTAAAGCCTGGCTGTACTATCGGCTAACTTTAGCGTTTTTGATACTGTTTTATTTATTGTGATATTGCCAAATTATCACCGCTAATTTGCCATTTTTCACCTTCCGAAACATAGATGCGGGTCACATCTAATCCCAATCGATAGCTGCGTATAGCTTGTTTTATGCCATCGACACGATCCGGGATCGCTGCAATTTTGAAAGATTCCGGGTCCAATTTTTGCTTTTCACTGAGAAATACCCGAACCGTTTCTTCATCCACAGTTCCCGGTGCTTCAACGATGTGATAAAATATCTGCACTTCCTTTTCCGGAATGACACTGCCGAGTGGGATACTACCGGACTCGGGTTCGGCTTTTTCGGTAGTATTATAAACCAAAAAATATCGCTTATTCTGAACAAATGACTCGGCAAATCCCGGAATGTATACGCTGAGATGCGCATCGTTTGAGCGATCCGTTTCCGCAGAATTACTTTTGACAGACTCAACCCGGTCATCTTTCCAATTGGCCTGAATAATTTGCCCGTCTGAGAAACGGTATTCGCCGTTCCCATTTCGCTTTCCATTATCAAAAGCGCCTTCATACACATCGCCGTTGGCGAAATACCAGCTTCCCCTGCCATTCGGGCGATCATCACGCCATTGCCCCTGATATTTGGAACCATCCGCCCACGTTTGAAATCCGCTTCCATGACGAATGCCATTTCGGAAATAGCCGTCGTAAACCTGTCCGTCTGCGAAGGTGTAAACGCCGCGCCCCTGTGGTTTTCCTTTGCGGAAATAACCTTCAAAAACCGCATTTTCTGCAATAATTTGCAGATTGCCTTTACCATGCGGCTGCCCGCTGCTCACTTCGCCGGTGTAAATATTTCCGTTTGCAAATGTGAAAACACCCTCACCCTCCGGAATAAAATTACTGAACAATCCTTCGTAAACATCGCCTTCCGGCGTTTTGATTTTTCCAGTTCCATTTTGGACATCACCGGATAAAACTTGCCAACGGTAGATCCCATCAATCCAAACGCCAGAATATTGTACGCGACCGTCCGGCAAATAACTGACGCCGATGCCGTGCTGAGCATTTTTTACCCAGCTACCTTCGAAGCGCCGGCCATCAGCCCACACGTATGTGCCCTGGCCATCTGTGCAATTGCCATCAATACACCCCAAAACATCGCTGTTGCGAACACCATACCAACTGCCGCCATATTTTTTGGAGCTATACCACCACTCACCATAAAGCCCGTTGCTGCCTTCCATCAAATTGAAATTCACAACACCGGCAAATTTGCCATCTGACCAATTTAAAACGAGTTGTGATTTTGCGGCATCATAATACCCTTTCACGGTTCCGGAACTGATTTTACCATTAAATGAACCGCCAATTTTACCATCTTCCTGCACTGCGAGTCCCATCGTGCCAAAATTGGTTTGCCATGTGCCTTCAAATTGAGTGGCATTTGCGCTGTTCAGCTTGTCATCAGGTTTTTCCCGGACGCCGATCCACTCGCCGTCCAAATTTTCATCGCCCCTGCCCCATGTTCCGTTAAAGGAATTTCCACCGGATTGCAGGACAAACAACAGATTACCGCGATTGTTTCCTTCAATCCAGTTGCCCGTCAGTAATTTTCCATTTGTCGATAACCGACCTTCGAGCTTTCCTTTTACCTTGCCATCTGAATAAATTCCGGTCACATTTCTGCCATCGACATCCAGCGACAGATGCCCAAACGAGGTTCGCCAATAGCCGCTAAACTGATCTTTCGCAAAACTAACTCCGGAGAAACTCAGTATCAGAACAATACTGATAACTACTTTCATTCCGAAACGATTTCTCATATGCTACTCCTGAATTAACTCGGTTAAGGTTTCACAACCTGAACATCCATCACTATCGTGTTGGTATATAGCAAGGCGTATGCCAATACCGTTAGCCCGCAAACATAAATGCAGCCAACAGTATTACAGGGCTTAAAAAAACGGGGGTTTTTGCGGTCAATTCAACCGCACTATTTTTGTCCGAGAGTGTGTTATTTTTTTACATTTTTGAAGCGATTTGACGAGGGGCACATTGAATACAACCGGAGAAAACGGAATCTACTCCGGTTCAGTTGTTGGATTTTCCGGTAGGTCGGGTGATTGAGTGACATCAGAAATATCATCAAATGATTGGCTGGCTCCGCACCACGGGCAAAACCAGCACCGGCGATCCGATGGTGCATCGCCGATACTCCACCATTTCCGGCATTCGCCGCACTGAAAATGCGTCAAAATTTCATGTGATAATTTGCCCATTTTACAACTTCACCGATAACGATACCTGAAAATACTGTTTTTTCAACAAATAAAATTGATAACCACTATTATCCAGAATATTGTAGCCGGAAGCCTGCAAATGCCATTGCATACCGCTCACCCGAAAGCGATAACCGGCTGCAATATCTACATCGTAAAATGCGGGTATTTCTTCCGAAATTAGCTCGTTGGTTTGGTTTCCGGCGGGCACAAGTCCGCTGCTTTTTCCTTCGCGGAACAGCGTGGTGTTTACATAAAATCCCCACGGTGACTGATAATCCAACTGAACGCTGAACATATTTTCCGGTTTAAAGGGATAAAGCGAGAGATCCGAAATATCCAGCATCGTTGCTGTTGCCTGCAAACTCATCCGTTTCAGCAATCCGTTGAATTTGAGGGATGTCTCGAAACCGTTGGTCTCGTTGCGCCCGATCTGCGATAGCACCCGGGACGGATCGCTCGGCAACTGGATCAGCTTGTTCACAATTGTGCTGCGAAAAACGGACATCGCCACTTCGTAACCGGAATACATCCGCCCCTGAACATCGCGTTTCAGGCTAAAACCCATCTCTCCGGCGTTGTTCACTTCCGGTTCCAGCCGATTGAGTGTGGAATCTCCGGCGTCAATTTCCTGTAACTGGAGATATGCGTTATCCGCCAGCGAGTGAAAGCGGACGTTTTTGCCGTAGCTCAAATAGGGTGTCAGCACATAATTGGGTTTCTCAAATTCAATCTGAATACCGATTGTCGGCGAAACAAAATGTTCACCGGTGGTAATGTAATCATCGCGTAAGCCAAAATGGGTCTTCCAGGTGATGTCCGGGCGATTGTTAAATTGGTTGCTAAACCCTGCCACACCGGCAAAACTGAATCTGTTTTCATACAGTAAAGCACCATAATACAATGGGTTAGCACGTCTGGCGTCGCGGAATTCGATATCCACTTCATCGTGATAATATTCCGCCAACAACTGGAACTCATTTTTATCGGCGGTATATTTTTTGGCAGCGCGGAAATTCAACCGCCGGGTTTGATAAATATCCTCGTAGGTATTTTGAACTTGTGTTTGCAATCGCTCGATGTCGTCTTTTCCGATTTGGTAATTCAACATCAAATCGAGATCTTCCGCACCGAGCAATGTTCCGCGATAGGATCCGGCTACGATGAGATTTTGCCGCAAATTCTGCCAGGACGGCTTTTGGTAATCCAGAACATATCCGAAAACGCGGGCGCTCAACTGCCCTTCAGATAAATAATAATCCATACGTAAGTTGTGGTTTTGTTTGAAGATATCAACCTGCGCATTTTCGGTTTTTGTGGAATCCAACACCTCGCCGGGAAAAAATTCGATGCCCGGCTTGTTGCTGTTTACCTGCCCAAAATAGTTGAGCACAAAATTCCGGGAAAGCGGCACGTTCACTTCGCCAATGTAATATTGGCTGTTGAAACTGCCCTGTTTCGTTTTGAGATACACTTCCCGGTCGAGTTTTTTACGGGTGTGAATATTGACCACGCCGCCGAACGCACCGTTGCCCAGCAGCGTCATGTTCGAGCCTTTGAGCACCTCCAGCGATTCGATGCTCTCCACCGGGATGATCGATAAATCGGCGGCATCGCTGACACCGAGATTGTTAATGAGCACGCCGTCGATATAAACGTTTACTTCGCTGGCATCGCTGCCGCGAATCTGGATGCGCCGCCCGTTCAAATCATTCCCTTCGATGCGCACTGCCGGAATATTTTTGAAAATATCGCCAATTTCGCTGCTGCCGCGCGATTCAATTTCTTCGAATGAAATTTCGCTCCGAGCGTGGGGAATTTCCTGTCGGGAAATATCTGAGCGAAAGTCGCGCACCGTCACCGAATCCGATACGGAAAGATTGCCCGGCTGCAATTCAATTCGGCTGCGATTGGGAAATGTCGACAACCTGCTCACATACGTTTCGAATCCCAAAAAGCTGACCATCAGCGTATCGCTGAGCGCATTTTCCGCCACTTCCAGCCGAAAAAAACCGTCATCATCCGTTGTTGTTCCAACTTTCGCCAGCTTCAGATACACATCCGCACCTTTCAGCGGATTGAGCGATCGCGCATCAACCACAATACCGGAAATCACTTGTTGCGCCATTGCACTACCAGCGATCAAAAAAAGGCAAAGGATTGCAAAAAAAAATTTTTCAACATAGGAGCGGATTTTCATAAATCTCTCATTTTTAATAATTTAGATCGGTTCAATAGCCAAAAATACGGGTTTCGGTGAAATCATCTTTATCCGTCGCGCGGATGCTGTAATTGGTGCGCAGCAACCCGCTGGAATCTACGGTATCGGGAAAATGGGTTTGAAAAAGTGCGGAAAAATCATCCAGAATATCAATTCTGTTCATCAAAAAAGCAACGTTCGAAAGCACACGAAGGCTGTCATCCCAGTATGTGCCGATTGCAAAAACGCTATCGATATTTGCAGCCCCCTGATAATCAAAAATTTCTGCGACGACAATTGAATCCGCAATACTGCTGCTCAAAATAATCGGGGCGCCATACACCAGCTTTGCGTTCAGCGTGTTATTTTCAGGAAAAACAACCAGTTGCGTATCCAGTGTAAAATATTGCCGGGCGGAAATTCGCACTGTTGCAGGTCGGCTGAGCCGGTCGTCTTCGCCAATTTCGTATGGAATGGTGTAGCGCCCGTCGCGGGTGGTTGAAATTACCCGCCCCTGCATTTGGATGGTTGCCCGGTGGATCGGCTCTCCGGTGAAAACATTGCTGATTTGTCCGGTAACGATGGCATCGTTTGGCACCTGTTCGGCCTGATAGTTAAATCCGGTTAACCGGTCGGCGTCGCAGCGCCATAACAGAAATATCGCGGAAAACAGCAAACCCCAAAAACGCCGGTTTTTAATTGCCATAAATTGCCTTAATTGCCTGATTTAATTCGAATCCGGGTAATTTAGCGGTTTTCAGGGAGGAAAACAATGCCACGATCGGGTTAAATTCGCAGCGTTGGGAACGTGTTTCAGCGGACCATCGGAACAAATCGTACGGGGATTTTCCGGGAAATGTTCAGTTTTTTTTCACCGCGGGTGATCAGGAAAAGCCGTTGCATCATTCCGCCAACCGGAATGATCATCCGCCCGCCGATGCGCAATTGGTGAATTAAATCATGCGGAATTTTTTTGGGCGCTGCGGAAACAATAATTGCATCAAACGGCGCGGCTTCCGGCCAGCCTTCGTAGCCGTTGCCAACCCGCAAACGGACGTTGGCTAAACCCATATTTTCCATAATCTTATCGGCACGCTCCGACAACTCCGGAACGATTTCGATCGAATACACTTCGCTGATTATTTTTGCCAGAATTGCTGTTTCGTAGCCGGAACCGGTGCCGATTTCCAGCACGCGCTCCGATTGTTTCAGCGAAAGCAAACCAACCATGTATGCAACAATAAACGGTTGCGAAATGGTTTGGTCCCAACCGATAGGAAGTGGCTTATCGTCGTAGGATTCGTCAATGCGTTCTTCGGGAACAAAAAGGTGGCGCGGCACATCGAGAAACGCCTGCAGCACCCGTGCATCGGAAATACCGCGTTTCATTAAATGCTCGTCAACCATTTGCCGGCGCAGTTTTTGCCAAAGTTGTTCCCGGTTTCCACCGGTTTCCGGTGAAGTCATGCAAAATCCTTTGCTTTGCCGGTCGCAAAAAATGTTGGCAAATGAGACGATAACAACACGTAAGTTGCTGATTTTACTCTGTTTCTACCAATGCCTCCAGATGTGCCAACAAACTTGCGGCCAGGTTTTCGTGATGATAGCCGCCTTCCAAAACGGATAATATTTTACCGTCATTAATTTGTTTCATTTCTTCCCGCAACATCCGGGTCATTTTGCGAAAACCTTCGGTGGAAACGCGCATTTGCGCCAGCGGGTCATCATCGTGGGCATCAAAACCGGCTGAGATGATCAGCAAATCCGGATGATACAACCGCAATTCGGGAATAATCTGCTCGCTTAACACCCGCAGATATTCGTGATCACCGCAATCGGGCGGCAGCGGAATGTTGAGCGTGTATCCCTTTCCGAGCCCGCGACCACGTTCCTCCGCAGCGCCGATTCCCGGATACAACGGCCATTGGTGAATGCTGCAAAAATAAACATCGTGATTTTGATAAAAACTGTGGTGGGTGCCGTTGCCCTGATGCACATCCCAATCCAGAATGAAAACACGCTGCAGCGCGTAGCGATCAATGGCATATCGCGCGGCAATGGCAACATTGTTGAAGAGGCAAAATCCCATTGCTTCGGCATATTCGGCGTGATGCCCGGGCGGACGGATGGCGCAAAATACGCTATCTACTTTATTATTCATCAGATCGTCCACACCCGCAAGGCATGCACCGACGCCATATAAGGCAGCTTCGAACGATTTTTCGGTTACCAGTGTATCTCCGCCATCCAGAATTGCCGGCGCACGCAAACACGTTTCCTCAATGCTGTGGATATACGAGGGGCTGTGGTTGGTTTCGATCCATTTTAGCTCTGCTTTTTCCGGTGTTTTGTGCACAAGTTGATCCCAAATGCCGTGGCGTTGCAAATACTCGACGATAATACCCAGCCGTTCGGGGTTTTCCGGATGACGCAGCCCTTTTAAATGTTCCAAAAAAATCGGGTGGTAATAGAAGTGGAGATTTTTCCAGTTCAGATGCATGCAAATGCCCCTTCAAAAATAAGATTCGATGCGTTGCAAATCGTAAAAACCAGTTATTCAATTTCTGGTGTAAATGGGTAATTTTACCCAAAATGTCGCGCCGGATTCCGGTTTGGAATCGATAACAATTCGTCCGTTGTGTTCATCGATAATTTTTTTAACGATGGCTAACCCCAATCCGGTGCCGCTTTCTTTGCCGCTGGTTACAAATGAATCGAATAATCGATCCTGTATTTCGCCGGGAATTCCCGGTCCGCTATCGGTAAACTGGAACACGACAGATTCATTTTCATCGTAAATGCGGAACATGAATTGCCCACCTTTTCCCATCGCTTCCAGTGCGTTTTTGGAAATATTGTAAAAAACCCGCAGTATTTTTTCTTCGTCAACATGCAGCAATTGCTGGCTTTCGACGAGAATGGACAGTTTTGTCCCGTTATCTTCGCACATTTTTTTCAGCCGCGTGCCAAAGCGTTTGACCAATTGCTGGGCGCTGTTTTTGCGCGGCAACAAATTGGTTTTACCTTTCGCGAAATCCAGCACTTCGGTGATCATGTTCATCGTTGCGCGAATTTCATCGCGAATAATATCGGCAAATTCATTGCGCTCATCCGGCGTTGTGGTGTCGTCCTGCATCAGATCCACAAATCCGTTGATGGTGCTTACGGGGCTTCGAATATCGTGCACAACGGTGCTGATCACCCGCCCGATTGCCGAAAGCCGTTCCCGTTTGATAATGCCATCCCGCAAATCGTGCAGTTCCCGAGCCCGGGATATTTTTTGCGCGATCAGCTCCATTATTTTTCGTTCGTCCTGATAATCCTGTGCCTGCCCGACACCAACCGCAATCGCCACCAGCAATCCGGTGGATGCATCGGTTAGTTGAATATTTTTGAACAAATATTCATCGCCGGCATTTTGCGCGATTTCGGCAATGCTGAGATGTTGCCGTATTTCATCCCAAAAAGCGGACAATGCGTGGTAATCGGAAATATCTGGCAAAGCGGGGAGCTTATCCACTTGCGGCAACGTTTCCTGATAACTTTTGCCGGATTGATTGGCAGAACAAACAATCAGCTGCCCGTTATCCGGCACGATTGCAACCACCCATTCGGCGTTCAAATGTTCAACCGTTCGCTGAAGCACTTTCCGGTAAACCAACGGCAGGTCGTGCTCTACGTTTAGCAATTGTTCAAATTCGTGGAGCAGATCGATCTCGCGCAATTTCTTCTCAACGCGTTGATACAACCGCGCGTTGCTGATCGAAATTGCCACCTGCGAAGCAAGTGCTTCCAGCAAGTCTTCGTCTTCATCCGTAAAAACACCGTCAATTTTATTGAGCACCTGAATAACGGCAATTATTTTACGTTCACCTTCCTGCGCGTTCGGATCCCATACCGGCATGCACAGCATGGAGCGGGTCCGGTATCCGGTGCGTTTATCTGTGATCGGGTCGAATCGTGGATCGTTGTAAGCATCGGAAATATTAATCGCCTGACCGGTTTTCGCAACCGTTCCGGAAATTCCCCGGCCAATTTGCTGGCGAATTTCTTTTATTTCCGCTTTTAAGGCAACTTTTGCCCAC of Calditrichia bacterium contains these proteins:
- a CDS encoding TonB-dependent receptor plug domain-containing protein, whose protein sequence is MAQQVISGIVVDARSLNPLKGADVYLKLAKVGTTTDDDGFFRLEVAENALSDTLMVSFLGFETYVSRLSTFPNRSRIELQPGNLSVSDSVTVRDFRSDISRQEIPHARSEISFEEIESRGSSEIGDIFKNIPAVRIEGNDLNGRRIQIRGSDASEVNVYIDGVLINNLGVSDAADLSIIPVESIESLEVLKGSNMTLLGNGAFGGVVNIHTRKKLDREVYLKTKQGSFNSQYYIGEVNVPLSRNFVLNYFGQVNSNKPGIEFFPGEVLDSTKTENAQVDIFKQNHNLRMDYYLSEGQLSARVFGYVLDYQKPSWQNLRQNLIVAGSYRGTLLGAEDLDLMLNYQIGKDDIERLQTQVQNTYEDIYQTRRLNFRAAKKYTADKNEFQLLAEYYHDEVDIEFRDARRANPLYYGALLYENRFSFAGVAGFSNQFNNRPDITWKTHFGLRDDYITTGEHFVSPTIGIQIEFEKPNYVLTPYLSYGKNVRFHSLADNAYLQLQEIDAGDSTLNRLEPEVNNAGEMGFSLKRDVQGRMYSGYEVAMSVFRSTIVNKLIQLPSDPSRVLSQIGRNETNGFETSLKFNGLLKRMSLQATATMLDISDLSLYPFKPENMFSVQLDYQSPWGFYVNTTLFREGKSSGLVPAGNQTNELISEEIPAFYDVDIAAGYRFRVSGMQWHLQASGYNILDNSGYQFYLLKKQYFQVSLSVKL
- a CDS encoding protein-L-isoaspartate(D-aspartate) O-methyltransferase, with product MTSPETGGNREQLWQKLRRQMVDEHLMKRGISDARVLQAFLDVPRHLFVPEERIDESYDDKPLPIGWDQTISQPFIVAYMVGLLSLKQSERVLEIGTGSGYETAILAKIISEVYSIEIVPELSERADKIMENMGLANVRLRVGNGYEGWPEAAPFDAIIVSAAPKKIPHDLIHQLRIGGRMIIPVGGMMQRLFLITRGEKKLNISRKIPVRFVPMVR
- a CDS encoding histone deacetylase, whose product is MHLNWKNLHFYYHPIFLEHLKGLRHPENPERLGIIVEYLQRHGIWDQLVHKTPEKAELKWIETNHSPSYIHSIEETCLRAPAILDGGDTLVTEKSFEAALYGVGACLAGVDDLMNNKVDSVFCAIRPPGHHAEYAEAMGFCLFNNVAIAARYAIDRYALQRVFILDWDVHQGNGTHHSFYQNHDVYFCSIHQWPLYPGIGAAEERGRGLGKGYTLNIPLPPDCGDHEYLRVLSEQIIPELRLYHPDLLIISAGFDAHDDDPLAQMRVSTEGFRKMTRMLREEMKQINDGKILSVLEGGYHHENLAASLLAHLEALVETE
- a CDS encoding GAF domain-containing sensor histidine kinase — encoded protein: MGNPGTDPKLLQDEIRQLKWLLKKREKELFSIQRIGKALSSTLNIDKLLRLIMQEITVLMGADRSTLYIVDSEKQELWAKVALKAEIKEIRQQIGRGISGTVAKTGQAINISDAYNDPRFDPITDKRTGYRTRSMLCMPVWDPNAQEGERKIIAVIQVLNKIDGVFTDEDEDLLEALASQVAISISNARLYQRVEKKLREIDLLHEFEQLLNVEHDLPLVYRKVLQRTVEHLNAEWVVAIVPDNGQLIVCSANQSGKSYQETLPQVDKLPALPDISDYHALSAFWDEIRQHLSIAEIAQNAGDEYLFKNIQLTDASTGLLVAIAVGVGQAQDYQDERKIMELIAQKISRARELHDLRDGIIKRERLSAIGRVISTVVHDIRSPVSTINGFVDLMQDDTTTPDERNEFADIIRDEIRATMNMITEVLDFAKGKTNLLPRKNSAQQLVKRFGTRLKKMCEDNGTKLSILVESQQLLHVDEEKILRVFYNISKNALEAMGKGGQFMFRIYDENESVVFQFTDSGPGIPGEIQDRLFDSFVTSGKESGTGLGLAIVKKIIDEHNGRIVIDSKPESGATFWVKLPIYTRN